The proteins below are encoded in one region of Micromonospora pisi:
- the mca gene encoding mycothiol conjugate amidase Mca, translating into MAEQLRLMAVHAHPDDESSKGAATMAKYVAEGVSVLVATCTGGERGSVLNPKLDRPDVWANIADIRRAEMDAARAILGVEQAWLGFVDSGLPEGDPLPPLPEGCFGLQDLAVATGPLVRLIREFRPHVVTTYPEDGGYPHPDHIMCHKITVAAFEAAGDPDQFPELGEAWQPLKLYYDIGFSKARFMALHEAVLAAGLTSPYEEWLKNWGEDRPDKGPRITTRVECAEYFPVRDDALRAHATQIDPDGFFFQVPMEIQQRAWPTEDFELVKSLVESPMPESDLFAGIRGTARAR; encoded by the coding sequence TTGGCAGAGCAACTACGTCTCATGGCCGTACACGCCCATCCCGACGACGAGTCGAGCAAGGGCGCCGCGACCATGGCGAAATACGTCGCCGAGGGCGTGAGCGTGCTCGTGGCGACCTGCACCGGCGGTGAGCGTGGCAGCGTCCTGAACCCCAAGCTGGACCGCCCGGACGTCTGGGCGAACATCGCCGACATCCGCCGGGCGGAGATGGACGCCGCCCGGGCCATTCTCGGCGTCGAGCAGGCGTGGCTCGGGTTCGTCGACTCCGGGCTGCCCGAGGGGGACCCGCTGCCGCCGCTGCCCGAGGGCTGTTTCGGGCTGCAGGACCTGGCGGTGGCGACCGGCCCGCTGGTCCGGCTGATCCGGGAGTTCCGGCCGCACGTGGTGACCACCTACCCGGAGGACGGCGGCTACCCGCACCCGGACCACATCATGTGCCACAAGATCACCGTGGCCGCCTTCGAGGCCGCCGGTGACCCCGACCAGTTCCCGGAGCTGGGCGAGGCGTGGCAGCCGTTGAAGCTCTACTACGACATCGGCTTCTCCAAGGCGCGGTTCATGGCGCTGCACGAGGCGGTGCTCGCGGCGGGTCTCACGTCGCCGTACGAGGAGTGGCTCAAGAACTGGGGGGAGGACCGCCCGGACAAGGGGCCACGGATCACCACCCGGGTGGAGTGCGCCGAGTACTTTCCTGTCCGCGACGACGCGCTGCGGGCTCACGCCACCCAGATCGACCCGGACGGCTTCTTCTTCCAGGTGCCGATGGAGATCCAGCAACGAGCCTGGCCGACCGAGGACTTCGAGTTGGTCAAGTCGCTGGTGGAGAGTCCGATGCCGGAGTCTGACCTCTTTGCCGGCATACGTGGGACCGCCCGTGCCCGTTGA